In the genome of Sphaeramia orbicularis chromosome 13, fSphaOr1.1, whole genome shotgun sequence, one region contains:
- the scg2a gene encoding secretogranin-2a gives MPSLPKTSTTSKPFLLCFANPILLFLLALFFSSPRVQGASLREHRLRGSEPDSPRGGNVHLAPNEDMLKALEYIENLRQRTSTDSHHPPGYSDNEKMRAMLRLASNPVQSKEQGDEEEEEEGREDKSEELLQAVLSTLEQSEKASSKPPSLRPDGAATGMKDGVYPRMQLKQHGITPHKKLPLMFEDEEEGEGDEEEDADAEHENPFKRTNENVEEKYTPQNLATLQSVFEELGKLTGVKTNQKRQDETEEDEEEDDDIFNVRNVAYEDGDLLDWGLPQEQEDEDEEEVERDNRHEIERGLDYFDDDNEENEEEANDESYPVKRSNEPNDAANLVDYYLLKVLEKTEEEEQKREIEEEEERAERRAAQYKDNIDPRVIYQLIQISQKYQIPPEDLIDMLKTGENTSQDKLRKSNALARPENKLFQTSPKKMYKTPEAKFYSRRLPERQRTPEELRTQEILNILGLGGVENNNQAPLRKQKQHKSSLSRLYTQPTWRSGESAPTQRRLPTKLKDDYDDTVDEDELAAYLAARMLAQYPEPVYKSNNNKASQKRDEGTQTMTGSFEQAIQDYFDQMDSDKTQKRQTEDDERGGAEQMQSTDDEAVMKLLSYMTPETEESDTDAKTAQ, from the coding sequence ATGCCGTCACTCCCCAAGACCTCCACAACAAGCAAACCTTTCCTCCTCTGTTTTGCCAAccccatcctcctcttcctccttgccCTCTTCTTCAGCTCCCCTCGAGTTCAAGGGGCTTCGCTTAGAGAGCACAGACTGCGGGGAAGTGAACCCGACTCCCCTAGAGGTGGAAATGTCCACCTGGCTCCTAACGAGGACATGCTCAAAGCCTTGGAGTACATCGAAAACCTCCGTCAGAGAACCAGCACAGACTCCCATCACCCCCCGGGTTACAGTGACAACGAGAAGATGCGAGCCATGCTGAGACTCGCCTCAAACCCTGTTCAAAGCAAGGAGCagggagatgaagaagaagaggaagaggggagGGAGGATAAAAGTGAGGAGTTGCTTCAGGCTGTGCTCAGCACCCTCGAACAGTCAGAAAAGGCCTCCTCCAAACCACCTTCACTTCGTCCTGATGGAGCAGCTACGGGCATGAAGGATGGTGTGTACCCCAGGATGCAACTGAAGCAACATGGCATAACTCCTCACAAGAAGCTACCGTTAATGTTTGAAGATGAGGAAGAGGGTGAGGGAGACGAGGAGGAAGATGCAGATGCAGAGCATGAGAACCCCTTCAAACGTACCAATGAGAACGTGGAGGAGAAATACACCCCTCAGAACCTGGCCACTCTGCAGTCGGTGTTTGAGGAACTGGGTAAGCTCACTGGAGTCAAGACCAACCAGAaacgacaagatgaaactgaggaagatgaggaggaagatgatgatATATTTAATGTGAGGAATGTCGCATATGAGGACGGGGATCTCTTAGACTGGGGGCTACCACAAGaacaggaggatgaggatgaagaggaagtAGAGAGGGACAACAGACATGAAATTGAACGAGGCCTGGATTATTTTGATGATgacaatgaagaaaatgaagaggaaGCTAATGACGAAAGCTACCCAGTTAAGAGGTCAAATGAGCCAAATGATGCTGCCAATCTGGTGGACTATTACCTCCTGAAAGTcctggagaaaactgaagaggaggagcagaagcgagagatagaggaggaagaggagagggctGAAAGGAGAGCGGCTCAGTATAAAGATAACATTGACCCACGGGTTATTTATCAGCTCATTCAGATCTCCCAGAAGTACCAAATTCCGCCAGAAGACCTCATTGACATGCTCAAGACGGGAGAGAACACAAGTCAAGACAAGCTACGAAAGAGTAATGCATTAGCAAGACCCGAAAACAAACTCTTTCAGACATCCCCAAAGAAGATGTACAAGACTCCTGAGGCGAAGTTCTACAGCAGACGCCTACCTGAGAGACAACGCACACCAGAGGAGCTGAGGACACAAGAGATCCTGAACATCCTTGGTTTAGGAGGCGTGGAGAACAACAACCAGGCTCCCCTCAGGAAGCAGAAGCAGCACAAAAGCTCACTGTCACGACTTTACACTCAGCCTACGTGGCGTTCAGGGGAATCCGCTCCCACGCAGCGGCGCCTTCCCACCAAGTTAAAGGACGACTATGATGACACCGTGGATGAGGACGAACTGGCAGCGTATCTGGCCGCTCGAATGTTGGCACAATACCCTGAGCCTGTGTACAAAAGTAACAACAACAAGGCGAGCCAAAAGCGGGATGAGGGCACCCAAACCATGACTGGGTCTTTTGAACAGGCGATACAGGATTATTTTGATCAAATGGACTCGGATAAAACCcagaagagacagacagaggatgACGAGAGGGGCGGGGCCGAGCAGATGCAAAGCACTGACGATGAGGCAGTGATGAAATTACTGAGCTACATGACCccagaaactgaagaaagtgaTACTGATGCCAAAACTGCCCAGTGA
- the ap1s3a gene encoding AP-1 complex subunit sigma-3a, with product MIRFLLLFSRQGKLRLQKFYTPLTDREKKKVIRDMMMLVLGRPPRSCNFVQWRDLKIVYKRYASLYFCAGLEDQDNELLTLEVLHRYVELLDKYFGNVCELDIIFNFEKAYFILDEFLMGGEIQETSKVDVGISLEEADTLQETMEEYMNKPTY from the exons ATG ATCCGTTTCCTGTTGCTGTTCAGTCGGCAGGGGAAGCTGCGACTACAGAAATTTTACACACCTTTAACAGACCGAGAGAAGAAAAAAGTGATCCGGGACATGATGATGCTGGTGTTGGGCCGTCCGCCACGCTCCTGCAACTTTGTCCAATGGAGGGACCTCAAGATTGTTTACAAGAG GTACGCTAGTCTGTATTTCTGTGCCGGTCTTGAGGACCAGGACAATGAACTGCTGACCCTCGAGGTGCTACACAGATATGTTGAGCTGCTAGATAAGTACTTTGGTAAT GTCTGTGAGCTGGACATCATTTTCAACTTTGAGAAGGCGTACTTCATCCTGGATGAGTTCCTTATGGGAGGAGAAATTCAGGAAACATCTAAAGTAGATGTAGGCATCTCCCTGGAGGAGGCAGACACGCTCCAAGAG ACAATGGAGGAATATATGAATAAACCTACCTACTGA